From Methanomassiliicoccus luminyensis B10, the proteins below share one genomic window:
- the cbiQ gene encoding cobalt ECF transporter T component CbiQ → MFAMDEIAYASPFRDWSPLGKLVLAIALLVSSLAASSIAIPIFIFLIGFGLLFASTKLRFPRVIALALLEGFLIFFIGAFVIALVTAGDTKWALDLGLFTLNFSQQGVDLALMVFMRAVAGVTVMLFFATSTPIPHLANALRQLRLPKEIVELIVLVYRYSFLLLEQLETMYVAAECRLGLRGLKNKFRTTARMSVGMFTRSLDVADRSQVALNCRSFRGEFHCYRPPAGITAKWVIVSAGMFAIMYVANILLVDLSSLTAMFRL, encoded by the coding sequence ATGTTCGCGATGGACGAGATCGCCTACGCCTCGCCGTTCCGGGACTGGTCGCCCCTGGGCAAGCTTGTCCTGGCGATCGCGCTCCTGGTGTCGTCGCTGGCAGCCTCGTCCATCGCCATACCAATTTTCATTTTCCTGATAGGCTTCGGCCTGCTGTTCGCCTCCACCAAGCTGCGGTTCCCCCGGGTGATCGCCCTCGCGCTGCTGGAGGGCTTCCTGATCTTCTTCATCGGGGCGTTCGTCATCGCGCTGGTGACGGCGGGGGATACAAAATGGGCGCTGGACCTGGGGCTGTTCACCTTGAACTTCTCCCAGCAGGGGGTGGACCTGGCCCTCATGGTGTTCATGCGCGCCGTCGCCGGCGTGACGGTGATGCTGTTCTTCGCCACCTCCACGCCGATACCCCACCTGGCCAACGCCCTCCGCCAGCTGCGGCTGCCCAAGGAGATCGTCGAGCTCATTGTCCTGGTGTACCGGTACTCCTTCCTGCTGCTGGAGCAGCTGGAGACCATGTACGTGGCCGCGGAGTGCCGCCTGGGCCTGCGGGGCCTCAAGAACAAGTTCCGCACCACCGCCAGGATGTCGGTGGGTATGTTCACCCGCTCCCTGGACGTAGCGGACCGCTCCCAGGTCGCCCTGAACTGCCGGAGCTTCCGGGGGGAGTTCCACTGCTACCGGCCCCCCGCCGGCATCACCGCCAAGTGGGTCATCGTCTCGGCCGGGATGTTCGCCATTATGTACGTCGCGAACATACTATTAGTAGACCTTTCGTCCCTCACCGCGATGTTCAGACTGTGA